AATACTGCAGAAGTATTATCCGGTCTTATGGAAGGTGATGAAATAGTTATTGATGCAGGGCGTTATTTAATCATTACCTCTGCAGAAAAAACTCAGGAGTAGCCCGAATGACAACACCTAACGATCCAATTAAGCTCGGCATTTCAGGCTCAATAGCAAAGGCGTTTCAGCAAAGTGCCATCACCCCTTTATTGGCTATTTTAGGCTTATTACTCGGTCTTTTTGCGGTAATTATTACGCCCAAAGAAGAAGAGCCACAAATTGATGTCACTTTTGCAGATGTGTTTATTCCTTATCCTGGTGCCACGCCGACAGAAGTTGAAAACCAAGTCACCCTGCCAGCAGAACGCATTATTTCTGAAATAAAAGGCATTGATACCCTTTACTCTTTTTCCCAGCCAGATGGTGCGCTGATTATTACGATTTTTGACGTTGGTGTTCCCCGCGATGAAGCCGTGGTTAATTTGTATAATCAACTGTATTCAAATCGCGATAAATTTAATCATGCGGCGGGCATTGGCGAGCCATTAATCAAACCCCGAGGCATTGATGACGTACCAATAGTCGGGTTAACGCTTTGGTCTCAAGACTCAAACATCACCGCAGAGCAGTTAACCTTGGTTGCATCGGGCTTAGAAACCGAACTAAAACGGATACCGGGTACGCGTGAGATTTATAGCCAAGGTGGCCACGAAATGGTGTTAAATGTGCGAATTGATCCTGTCAAAATGAACAGTTTCGGCGTAACGTTTAACGATATCAGTGCCGCTTTACAAGATAACAACCAGCTGTCAACACTCGGTTCGATGACACAGTTTAACCAAGAAATAAAACTGCAAACCGGGCAGTTTTTACGTTCACTTGATGATGTCAATAATTTGCTAATTAAAGTCAATCAGCCCGAGTCTATAACGGATAGAAGTTCATTTCCCCGTGCAGTGTATTTATCCGATATCGCCAATGTAAGCCTTAAAAGTGATATTCCAAAACAGCACGTATGGCATGTCACCGATAAAGGAACTTACCCAGCAGTTACTATCGCAATAGGAAAACAGGCCGGCACCAATGCTGTCGATATTGCTGATGCAGTGTTAGCTAAAATCGATGCTGTCGATAACGTCCTTATTCCTAATAATATCAATGTCGCTATCTCTCGCAACTACGGTAAAACGGCTGGCGATAAATCAAACACACTTATTTTTAAATTGATTTTTGCTACCTCGGCAGTGGTCCTGTTAGTGTTATTCACCATGGGAGTTCGAGAGTCAGCCGTTGTGGGCGTAGCCATTATCATAACCTTGGCCATTACCTTATTTGCATCTTGGGCGTGGGGATTTACCCTCAACCGTATTTCATTATTTGCGCTTATTTTCTCCATTGGCATCTTAGTTGATGATGCTATCGTCGTTGTAGAGAACATTCATAGGCATATGGCGATAAGTGATAAACCCATTAGCGAGCTTATCCCTCATGCCGTAGATGAAGTTGGTGGGCCAACCATATTAGCCACCTTTACCGTTATCGCGGCCCTATTACCAATGGCATTCGTATCAGGGCTGATGGGACCATACATGAGCCCTATTCCGATTAATGCCAGTATGGGAATGATTATTTCGTTATTAATCGCCTTTATCATGACCCCATGGTTAAGTAATAAGTTATTAAAACCACATAAAAAACCATCTAAATCAAATAATGCCGCCACTAAACTGGGTATAGCCGTAGAAGATGACAATCGATTAACCCGTTTATTTACAAAAATAATGAGCCCTTTTTTAATTGGCGAGCATGCCTCAAAAGCGCGTAAAGGTTTGGCTTTAAGTATTACATTATTAATTGCCATTGCTATTGCCTTGCCGGTGATGCAAGCGGTGATATTGAAAATGCTGCCATTTGATAATAAGTCAGAGTTTCAAGTGATGGTCGATATGCCAGAAGGCACGCCAGTAGAGCAAACTCAAAGAGTACTGCAAGATCTCAGTCAATATCTCACCACGGTTGAAGAAATTGAACATTTACAGTTATACGCAGGAACTCATGCTCCGATGAATTTTAATGGTTTAGTTCGACATTATTTTTTACGCAGCAGCCAAGAGTTAGGTGAGATCCAAGTCAACCTGGTGGATAAGAAACATCGCGACCGCGACAGTCACACCATTGCATCATCTGTACGTGAGCCATTACAACAAATTGGCTTGCGCTATAACGCGAATATTAAGATTGTTGAAGTCCCTCCTGGACCACCTGTTTGGTCACCCATCGTTGCTGAGGTTTATGCGCCTAACACCGAGTTACGTGAACAAGCAGCCAATGACTTATTGCAACGTTTCAGAGATACCGAATACGTTGTTGATATGGATATATATTTGCCTGCACAACAACAAAAGTGGCAAGTGATTATTGACCGCAATAAAGCCAGCCTGTTAGGGATTTCATACACCAGAATCGTCGATACGATTAGCACTGCTGTTGACGGTAAGGATGTGAGTTATTTACATCAAGCGCAATTAGCGCATCCCACACCGATTAGAGTACAACTCGATGAAGCGGCAAAAGTAGACTTAACGCAAGTGCTGTTATTACGCCTACCAACACAATGGGGTAAAACAGTGCAATTAACAGAACTTGTTACGATAAAACAGCAAGTTATTGATGCGCCAATCATCCACAAAAATATGGTTCCCATGATCATGGTGATTGCCGATATGGCAGGGCCAACAGGCAGCCCTCTGTATGGTATGTTTGATATGGTGAGCCAAATTAATCAGCAAAATGAACAAGGTGACTCAAGTTATCCGATTCAGCAAAATCTGGTTAATCAGCCAGACGGATTAACTGACGTATCTATCTTATGGGATGGTGAATGGAAAATCACTTATGAAACCTTCCGCGATATGGGCATTGCGTATGCGGTAGGTATGATTGCGATTTACTTACTGGTAGTAGGTCAATTTAAATCTTATATCGTACCGTTAATTATTATGGCGCCCATTCCGTTAACCATCATTGGTGTTATGCCAGGACATGCTTTGTTAGGCGCTCAATTCACGGCCCCATCGATGATAGGCATGATTGCACTGGCGGGCATTATTGTCCGGAACTCTATTTTACTGGTAGATTTTATTAATCAACAAACAGCTGCAGGCGTGCCACTAGAGCAAGCGGTTATTCATTCAGGCGCAGTACGAGCAAAGCCAATTATGTTAACAGCATTAGCGGCGATAATTGGCGCATTATTCATTATTGATGACCCTATTTTTAACGGCTTAGCCATCAGTTTAATATTTGGGATTTTTATCTCAACAATTCTAACCTTAGTAGTGATTCCGGTGTTGTATTTTTCAGTGATGAAACATAAACATCTGTAAATAGTATTATTAACTGGGCAATGCCCAATAAGGAGCAAAACATGTCATTAGAAAGAAGTATTATTGCCTTTGGCGGCTTTATGGTTTTACTATCAATAGTGTTAACCGCAACAGTAAGCCCACATTTTGTCTGGCTAACTGTATTTGTAGGCGCTAATCTATTTCAAAGTGCATTCACCGGCTTTTGCCCTGCTGCGATGGTAATGAAAAAATTAGGCATCAAAACGGCAGCAGAAATAGCCTTAAGTAAATAACAAGGAAATTATCGTGTTTAAAAAATCTATGCTGTTGTCTGTTCAATCTATTTTGGCGCTATTGGTTTTATTAACGGCATCATTAATGCCTACGTGGGCAGCAGAACAAAATGCCAGTGTTGCATGGGAAAAAATAGACCGCGGTGTGATGTTAATCGATGTGCGCACTGCCGAAGAGTTTGCTGCGGGACATATTGACGGTGCAATTAATATCCCATTCGAGAACATTGTATCTGAGTTAGCAAAACGTAATATCACTAAAGACTCTGAAGTGGTCCTATATTGTCGCAGCGGTAACCGTAGTGGTGTAGCACAGGAATCATTAGTTAAACAAGGTTACAGCAACACGTATAATGCAGGTGGTTTTGATAATATAATATCAGCACGATAATCTTTCAAAAAATAAAATCACAGGCTTAAGTTTGTGATTTTATTTTAATAACTCAACAGTTCAAAAATCAACCACTTCATTGTCGCTAAGGCATTATCCCATTTTAATATCGTTCATCCGCCCTTCGTAAACGATTACTTACACTCAGCATTAGCTAATTATTTATTAGCATAAACAACTTCATTTATTCACTTCCATGTTAAGCGCTTACATTTTGTTAACCCGGCTAAACATAACCAAATAAGGTTCGTAGCACCAACTCCGCATCGACTTTAAATTCACAAATAAAACATAAAAATTCACTTAAGTATCATAAAAAGTACTTGTACACCTAAAGGGTCGATTAACAATCTATTTACATTATATAAAAATATGGTTACCTTTTAATCAGATAGGCAAAATAAGCTTATCATAATACATAATTATGAAAGACATTACGTCACCCTGAATAACATGGAAGATAATATGAAAAAGCATAAAAACCCAGCTGTCGTGCTTAGCATGACAGCTCTGGCCTTAGCCATTTCAACTCAAGTCAATGCAGCTCCTACTCCTTTTCAGCTGTCTGCAACCAACCAACAAATAGAACAACAATCTCCGTTGCCTAAACGTTATATCGTTAAATTTAGAAATGATAACGCAGCGCAAACCTTCAGTAGTAGTTCTGCAATACAAAATATCGATGTTGAATCAGAGACAAATAGTATGTCTTATGAGCCTCGCTCAAATGAAATATTCAGCCAATTTCGTGCCTTGAACAGCGTAAAAGCACGAGAAATGAAACGTGTTGGTCGCAGCAATAGTTACTCAGTAAAACTGGACTCACCTTCTATTAAAGCATTACGTTTACGTCAAGACGTTGAGTATGTAGAGGAAGATTTACCCCGTAGACTGCTCGCAGAAACAACACCTTGGGGACAAACTTTTGTTGGCGCAACAGTACTGAGCGACAGCCAAGCGGGTAATCGCACAATTTGTATTATTGACTCTGGTTACGACCGTAGCCATAACGATTTAAATGCAAACAACGTCACAGGAACCAATAACTCAGGTACTGGTAACTGGTATCAGCCAGGTAACAACAATGCCCATGGAACTCATGTGGCAGGTACTATTGCAGCTATTGCAAATAATGAGGGTGTGGTCGGGGTTATGCCTAACCAGAATGCCAATATTCATGTGGTAAAAGTGTTTAACGAAGCAGGATGGGGCTACTCATCATCACTGGTAGCCGCTATCGATACTTGTGTTAATTCAGGTGGTGCAAATGTAGTGACCATGAGTTTGGGGGGCAGTGGTTCAACCACAACCGAGCGCAATGCATTAAATACTCACTATAACAATGGTGTGTTATTAATTGCAGCAGCAGGTAATGCTGGAGACAGTTCTTATAGCTATCCGGCTTCTTATGACAGTGTCATGTCGGTTGCTGCGGTTGATAGTAACCTCGATCATGCCGCATTTTCACAATACACAGACCAAGTTGAGATTTCGGGCCCCGGTGAAGCAATTCTGTCAACGGTGACAGTGGGTGAAGGACGTTTAGCCGATATAACTATTGGTGGTCAGTCGTATTTTAATAATGGTGTAGTACCACATAATCGCCTGACAACATCAGGAACCAGTTATGCTCCAGCCCCTATCAATGCTAGTGCAACAGGTACATTAGCTGAATGTACCGTCAATGGAACCCGTTTTTCATGTGGCAGTATGGCTAATAAGATTTGTCTTGTTGAGCGTGTAGGTAACCAAGGATCAAGCTATCCTGAAATTAACGCTGCTAAAGCATGTAAAACCGCAGGGGCTAAAGGTATTATTGTTTACAGTAATACTGCTCTTCCTGGGTTACAAAATCCATTCCTAGTCGATGCTAACAGTGAAATTACTGTTCCTTCAATGTCAGTGGATAGAGCAACAGGACTTGCACTTAAAGCTAAGTTAGGTCAATCAACCACTGTAAGTAATCAAGGTAACCGAGATTATGAATATTATAATGGTACTTCAATGGCCACACCGCATGTTTCAGGAGTTGCCACATTAGTATGGAGTTACCATCCTGAATGTAGCGCAAGCCAAGTTCGTGCTGCACTTAACGCCACTGCAGATGACTTGAGCATTGCAGGCCGCGATAACCAAACAGGTTTCGGGATGGTGAATGCAACAGCAGCAAAGGCTTACCTAGATGAATCATGTACTGGCCCAACAGATCCAGGTACTGGCTCTGGTGACAGCGTACTTGAAAAAGGCGTGGTGAAAACCGGTTTGGCTGGCGTAAAAAGTGATGAGCTATATTTTTCGTTAGACGTACCTGCTGGCGCAAAAGACTTAAGCTTCACCATGAGTGGCGGTACAGGCGATGCTGACTTGTATGTGCAATATGGGGCATCACCTACTAGCAGCAGTTACGACTGTCGTCCTTGGAAAAGTGGTAATGCGGAATCTTGTCCCATTGCTACACCACAATCTGGTACTTATTATGTAATGGTACAGGGCTATAGTGCCTTTAATAGCGTCAATTTAGTAGCTAACTACAGCGCAAGCAGTACAAGTGGTGGCAATACAGGTGGCCCAGCTAGTTACAGCAATACTGGTAATTATACGATTCCAGATAATAATACCAGTGGCATTACCAGCCCTATCACCGTTAGCCGTACTGGCGATTCAGCAACAGTATCGGTATCTATCGGTATTATTCATACTTATATCGGTGATTTAAAAATCCAGTTAGTGAGTCCTACAGGTCAAACTGTTGTACTACATAACAACACTGGTGGTGGAACCGATAACTTAACCAAGACTTATACTGCAAATATGACTGGTGTCGAGTCTAGCGGAGTATGGACATTGAAAGCCGTTGATAATGCCCGACAAGATACTGGTTATATTGATACTTGGAGTTTAAGCTTTCAGTAATACTCTGTAGCCAAATACAAAAATAGCCACATAATTGTGGCTATTTTTTATACTTTTATCATGAAATTCTACACATTAAAAATGAGGCTGTGGGGTTTGCAATACCGCTGGCTGCTGAGTATTAGCAATAACCTTAAATATTGATGCAAATGAGTTTGGAGTACTAACATCAACAGCAAGCTTTAATCGTCTGGCAATATCATTAGCAGATAATACACCACGGATAGCATGATTTTGACGATCAACGACTAAACAATGTTGCTGGCCTGCTGATTGTAATGTCTCAATCACATCACCAATACGAGCATAAGTTAAATCTTCAAAATCAATCGCTTTAAGGTCTTCTTTAGGGATCATAAAATCAGCAACACTTAAATGATCACGCTGATGCCCAGCTGCGACACGTTTTAATATCTCTTGATTATGTAAAGACTCAAAACTGATTAAGCCCATGAATTGATCTTTATGATCTATCACTAATTTAAGACGTACATGCGACTTCTGCATTAAGTGTTCAACCTTAACCGCCGATGTGCTCGATTCAATAACCATAGGTGTCACTTTCTTAAAATCAGTAAACACGTTTAGGGCAGAAGACAATACAGATATGTCTTCATGAGCTTCAGGTGAAGTTAATTCATCAATTTTTTCTACTGGGTATAGGGCTAATTTTTTCACAATAACATCCTTAATCAACAACCATCGCAAAACCAAAACACCATAATTATCAAATACTTATATATTTACGTAGTGTTCATTAGATGAATCAATTATCTGCCTGTGTTTTTATTAGTACAAGACCCATTTGATTAAACTTAATTAATTTTCACTAAATTAAGGTTCAATTCACATTGCTATGAATGAAAGCATGCTAGCTGCTAATATTACGTGATCTCGATCACTTTAAGCTTTCGGGTTCGATTAATACGCTATTATTTGCATCAGAAAACCACACTTGCCCTTCGCTGAGACTAACTTGCAATGCCATGTTACGATTAACAAATACTTCCAACTGTTTGATCGCATCTTCAGGGAAATTAATTACACTCAAATTATCGTAACGAGCAAAAGCTTGTTGGTTTTGTTGCCACCAAATAGGCACACTCCGGCCACCATAAGTATACAAAATAACTTGTTTTGATCGACCACAAGCTTTCCTGAGCCACTTTTCATCTGCTTGGCCAAATTCAACCCAAAGATCGATTTCACCACTCAGACTTTTATCCCAAAGTTCTGCTTCGTCATCAACGCACAATCCTTTACTGAACACTAATGTTTCCGATGCATTTATGGCAAATGCTAGTAAACGAACCATCATGCGCGTATCCGTTTCGGATGGGTGCTGGGCTAAAGTAAATTGATGATCGGCATAATAATGACGATCCATATCTGCTATCTGCAAAGAGACTTTAAAAACGGTAGCTTTAGCGGCCATGGAAGATTCCAATCAATATAAAAAAACCGAGTCTACTACAAAGTAGACTCGGCATAATAAAATATCATCTTTAAGGTGTTAAATAGCACCAGGTCGTAGATGTTTTGCCATTGGGAAATGTGCACCAAACTGACTGATTTTAGCTAATGAAGACACAATTAATATACGACTACCATGTTCATATTGCTGTGTAATATCACTTAATAATGGCACTATTTCTCTGCTTGCATCGCGCCTTAATAATTCATTAATCTCGCCATCGAGCGGGTTATCACTGTAAACCACATCTAAAGTCTGTAACAAAGGCATTGCAGCAATGGGCAATAAATGCGCCGGTGTATCTTCAATTAAGAGAGTAATGTCACCTTTAACACTCAAGTTATCAAAAGCATCAAGGTAATGCTGCTCAGTTAACCGATCAAATTTATCTTGGTTTATGGTAAAAAACCGTTCCCAAAATAAACGTCTATCTTTACTCGCAAGTAATTTATGTTGTACTTCTTCCCGTTTACTGGCAACAAAATCAAATAATGGCGCTAACGATGGCGGAAGCATGGTTTCAAGCCGAGAACGAATCGTTCGAGCAAAAACTGGGGCTGCACCAGCAGTACTTATCGCAACCACCAATCTGCCTCTATCGACAATTGAAGGCGTAATAAACCGGCAAAATTTAGGGTTGTCGACCACATTAACCCAAATGCCACGCTCAGTGGCCAATTCTGCAAAATCCATATTCAACTGCTCATCGGCAGTGGCAAGGTAAATGATATCGACATTGGCAATATCATCACTGCACACTTCGCGGCGAGAAAGCTGGATCCGACCTTGAGAATGATATTTTTCAATATCACTCGCTACTACAGGTGCAATGACGTGAATATTAGCATCAGTGCGTGACAATAAATCAAGTTTACGCGTAGCGACTTCACCAGCGCCAACCAATAACACCTGTAGACCTTGAGTATCAACAAACAACGGAAAATATTGCATTATCTACTCAGTCTTGAATAATAGGAAATTGATGTTGTATCCATGCGCGGTATCCACCGACCATGGAAGCTACTTGCATGTATCCCATAAGCTGTAAATTGTAAGCTGATAATGCAGCTCGCTGACCTGCGCCGCAATAAAGCAATAATGGGGTATTTTTGTCAGGAAAACGATGTTCTATATCACGCTCAATAATGCCACGGCTTAGGTGCTTTGCTTTGGGTAGATGTCCTTGCAACCACTCATTATCTTCTCGTACATCGATTAATTGCCATTGGTCTTGTTGTTGATATTGTTCAATGGTTAATAAGCTGACATGAGGCATTACAGAATCAACTAAACTGGCGAATGCTGGGGATGCTTGCATAGCGTTTCCTAAATTTGGTGAATCACTCATTGGTGATAAATTAGCACTAAATACGTGATAAACCTTAAAGTGGTTTATCACGCCTTCGATAAAAACCTTATACGAGTAGTTATTCGTTATGCATTTCACTTCGTTGAGAACTACATTGCCAGCACAACTCAAAACTACCTTCGTTGATTTCATGACATTGAACACATTGCCATTGAGGCTTTTCGATATCGAGTGAATCAAGTAAAGTTTGAGCAGCTACAAGTTGACTATCTGCAACCCATAACTCAACTGTCTGCATTTCAATAGGCAACCCCCCTACACCGCCAATGAGCGCTTCACCTTTAAGATCGACATCTATCCCGCTCGTTTCCAGTAGCCCTTTCCATGTATGAGCCTGTAGTAAATTACCACCGGCCAATAATACTTTTCGTTGTTCCATACGTTATCCTACTGTATTGCTCTTGCTGGCAAATGTATTTTATCCTACTGCCTCAGCAGAAATCTGTCGAGTCTTGTTTGTGAACTATAGACCGATGCCAATTCGTATCAACTAATGAGGTCTAGCGACCTATTAGACCAATTGGACAAGTGAGACATTTAGCATAAACAATTAATATGTTAACTTTATAGCCGTCATCTGTACTCAATAACATCATTAACATCATTAACATCATTAACAGGAGTCTACATGACAAAAATAGTCTTAAAAGGAGTATTTCAAATCACCACTTGGAATGAATCAGCTTATGCAGAACACATGGATAGTAGCAAGCAAACAATAGCCGAGATTACCCAAACATATTCTGGCGACATTAGTGGTTCGGCTAAAACTCGCTATGTCATGTCGTATCAAAAAGATGGCGCTGCAGTATTTGTAGGGATAGAACACTTAACCATTAGCACGCCTGAAATTGCCGGCACCATAGTGCTACAACATAGTGGCCGATATTCACAAGGTATTGCACAAAGTCAATTCAGTATTATTGAAGGATCTGGTACCGACAACCTAACTGAGTATATCGGTCATGGGGAGTTTATTTCTACCGAAAAAGGCCAAGCGGAATATATTATTACATTCACTCTAGTTTAATAGTAACGCTTAATGAGGTTACGACAGTACCTTCAATCATCAGGGACTAAGTGAGACTCGTTTCTTCATTATAAATTGATACATTATAGGTAACCGATGATTCAAATTGGGATTTAACAGATTTGCCTATAGCAAGCTATTTTAACCTGTATTGACTGATAATAACGAATGCTTCATTGTGAATACCTCTTTAGTAGCATTAAAGAATAAGTTAATACTCACTATCTTTGTTGCTGCACAATAAACTGTAAATAAAAGCATTTTATTTACAGAATTATCGCCAATTTATACATAAAACAGATAAACGGCTCATATGCTTAATTGTTAAAAATCAACATTTACTCTACACTCTAAACCCAATATGAGACCGAGTATATTACTTAAAAATATGCAACTCTCTCTCATTTAACCTCATATTAACTTTCTATTTACTGATTAAGAGTCCATACAATGCGGATATCAAAAGTAATCTTACTTATTTTAGGCTGTTTAGTAGGATTATATCTTTTAGTTATATTAACGCTAAATCAAAGTTTACATGCATTTAACCGCGACAACACTAACGTCAACTTACAACAGCTAGAGCAAAGTAGTGTTACCCCGTTAGTTAATCATTGGGCTAGTTTGTTACTAAATTATCAAGTAGTTAGTGACAATCAAGATACATATGCGGTGATATCTAAAAATGGCAATCAAATTAGAGTCGTTAGCATCGATGATATAATCAATAATATGATGCTATTTAGCAATTTACCGCTGCTTCTTTTGGGACTCTTTACTATTACAGTGCCGATATACATCAATCGCCGCCATCAAAAAACAACCATAAGATCACTAGAAGTATTAAACGATGAAACCAATAGACTATTAGCCTCATTTAACATCAGTCTGCCTAAAATAGAACAACAAAATGTTATTTCAAAACTGAGTTTTGCTCTCGTTGAGCTTAATAAACAGATTAATGAGCAACATCACAAAACATTTATTAGTCAAAGCCAAGATAAACTCACAGGATTGATTGATCGCCATGCTTATTTGCATCACCTACAAACTCAACTTGAACAAGCTCAAAAATTAAATAAAAGACAAGCTCTGCTTTTTATCGACCTTGATGGTTTTAAACAAGTTAATGACTCATTCGGTCACAGTTTTGGTGATGAAGTCCTTGTCCAAGTAGCACAAAGATTAAAAACCGTGGTCAGGAATCAAAATTTAAGTCATTTTGCGCCAACACTAGGGTTAGAGCTGAGCTTATCTAGACTCGGAGGTGATGAATTTTCAATCTTTATCGAAAACCTTGAAGATGAAAATTTACCTATTGAAGTCGCAAAAAATGTCTTACAAGAAATTGAAGGTGATTTTTTATTGGGCAATAAGTTAATTAAAATCGGCGCTAGTATTGGTATTGCGGTATATCCAGATAGTGCAGCAAATCCCAATACATTATTACAAATGGCCGATGTTGCTATGTACCGTGCAAAAACAGATGGTAGAGGTATATACCGCGTTTATTCGCCTGAAATGGGCAATAAAATGCGTCGTTATCACTATTTACTCGAAGAAATTCGTCTCGCGATGGCCAGTCAAAACTTCACATTATCATTTCAACCCATTGTTAATGTTAATGACTTTAGTATTGATTATTTTGAATGTCTAATCCGTTGGAACCATCCAATTGAAGGTTCTATATCACCAGCTGAATTTATTCCGATCGCAGAAGACTCTAATTTAATTTTAGAGCTCGGCAATTGGATATTATTGGAAGCCTGCCGTCAAATGGCTGCTTGGTATAATGCTGGAATGAATAAAGTCAGAATTTCAGTCAATATTTCTGGGGTGCAATTAGCTCATATACCTCTGCATGATTGGGTAATGAATACCTTAAATAAGGTCGGTTTA
This region of Shewanella livingstonensis genomic DNA includes:
- a CDS encoding putative signal transducing protein, with the protein product MEQRKVLLAGGNLLQAHTWKGLLETSGIDVDLKGEALIGGVGGLPIEMQTVELWVADSQLVAAQTLLDSLDIEKPQWQCVQCHEINEGSFELCWQCSSQRSEMHNE
- a CDS encoding DUF3224 domain-containing protein, translating into MTKIVLKGVFQITTWNESAYAEHMDSSKQTIAEITQTYSGDISGSAKTRYVMSYQKDGAAVFVGIEHLTISTPEIAGTIVLQHSGRYSQGIAQSQFSIIEGSGTDNLTEYIGHGEFISTEKGQAEYIITFTLV
- a CDS encoding putative bifunctional diguanylate cyclase/phosphodiesterase — encoded protein: MRISKVILLILGCLVGLYLLVILTLNQSLHAFNRDNTNVNLQQLEQSSVTPLVNHWASLLLNYQVVSDNQDTYAVISKNGNQIRVVSIDDIINNMMLFSNLPLLLLGLFTITVPIYINRRHQKTTIRSLEVLNDETNRLLASFNISLPKIEQQNVISKLSFALVELNKQINEQHHKTFISQSQDKLTGLIDRHAYLHHLQTQLEQAQKLNKRQALLFIDLDGFKQVNDSFGHSFGDEVLVQVAQRLKTVVRNQNLSHFAPTLGLELSLSRLGGDEFSIFIENLEDENLPIEVAKNVLQEIEGDFLLGNKLIKIGASIGIAVYPDSAANPNTLLQMADVAMYRAKTDGRGIYRVYSPEMGNKMRRYHYLLEEIRLAMASQNFTLSFQPIVNVNDFSIDYFECLIRWNHPIEGSISPAEFIPIAEDSNLILELGNWILLEACRQMAAWYNAGMNKVRISVNISGVQLAHIPLHDWVMNTLNKVGLPAKALLLEITESCFIDASEQVISDLEKLRQAGVLIAIDDFGTGFSSLSTLANLPVDVIKIDKLFIDQANINPKYEKILNSISGLGKTLDLKIVAEGVETAAQFELVKKMGIDCIQGYLISRPETSKDVGSKMISQNINHIAMTGTGVYAPQTSEAPLAHVQLR